In Pleurocapsa sp. PCC 7319, the following are encoded in one genomic region:
- a CDS encoding ferredoxin family protein: MPHTIVTEICEGVADCVDACPVACIHDGPGKNTKGTDWYWIDFATCIDCGICLQVCPVEGAILPDERPDLQKTPQ; this comes from the coding sequence TTGCCCCATACTATTGTCACTGAAATCTGTGAAGGAGTAGCTGATTGTGTTGACGCTTGCCCCGTAGCCTGTATCCATGATGGTCCCGGTAAAAATACGAAGGGAACAGACTGGTATTGGATAGATTTTGCCACCTGTATTGACTGTGGTATTTGTTTACAGGTATGCCCCGTAGAAGGTGCAATTCTACCTGATGAACGACCAGATTTACAAAAAACTCCTCAGTAA
- the acsF gene encoding magnesium-protoporphyrin IX monomethyl ester (oxidative) cyclase, translating into MVDSLKKPQFEEVRPGVKSPAEETILTPRFYTTDFEEMAKMDISVNEDELRAILEEFRVDYNRHHFVRDEQFQKSWDSISGETRKLFIEFLERSCTAEFSGFLLYKELGRRLKGKSPVLAEIFTLMSRDEARHAGFLNKALSDFNLSLDLGFLTKSRKYTFFKPKFIFYATYLSEKIGYWRYITIFRHLEQHPENEIYPIFSFFENWCQDENRHGDFFDAIMKSQPQFLNDWKARLWSRFFLLSVFATMYLNDVQRSGFYASLGLDAREYDKHVIDKTNETAGRVFPVILDVDHPDFYNCLEKCVTNNEKLTAIANSNAPAPVKFLQKLPHYVSNGVELIKMYFIKPIRVDNLAGTVR; encoded by the coding sequence ATGGTAGATAGCCTTAAGAAACCACAGTTTGAGGAAGTACGCCCTGGAGTTAAATCTCCTGCGGAAGAAACAATTCTTACTCCTCGCTTCTATACAACCGATTTCGAGGAGATGGCTAAGATGGACATCTCTGTCAATGAAGATGAATTGAGAGCGATTTTAGAAGAGTTCCGCGTTGACTATAATCGTCATCATTTCGTTCGAGATGAGCAGTTTCAAAAATCTTGGGATAGCATTAGCGGCGAGACACGCAAGCTCTTTATTGAATTCCTCGAACGTTCTTGTACCGCTGAGTTTTCTGGCTTTCTCCTCTATAAAGAATTAGGTAGACGTTTAAAAGGCAAAAGCCCTGTATTAGCTGAAATTTTCACTCTCATGTCACGAGATGAAGCTCGTCATGCAGGTTTTCTCAACAAAGCACTATCAGATTTCAATCTTTCTCTCGATTTAGGATTTTTAACTAAAAGTCGCAAATATACTTTCTTTAAGCCTAAATTTATCTTCTACGCCACTTACCTATCAGAGAAGATTGGTTACTGGCGTTATATCACTATTTTCCGCCATTTAGAACAGCATCCTGAAAACGAAATTTATCCTATTTTCAGTTTCTTTGAAAATTGGTGCCAAGACGAAAACCGTCACGGTGACTTCTTCGATGCCATTATGAAGTCTCAACCCCAATTCCTCAATGATTGGAAAGCTAGATTGTGGAGTCGCTTCTTCTTGCTGTCAGTATTTGCGACTATGTACCTTAATGACGTTCAGCGCTCTGGTTTCTACGCCTCTTTAGGTTTAGATGCCAGAGAATATGATAAACACGTCATTGATAAAACTAACGAAACCGCAGGAAGGGTTTTTCCAGTTATTTTGGATGTAGACCATCCTGATTTCTACAACTGCTTAGAAAAATGTGTAACCAACAACGAGAAATTAACTGCGATCGCTAATTCGAATGCGCCCGCACCCGTTAAATTCTTACAAAAGCTACCTCACTATGTATCTAACGGTGTAGAGCTAATCAAAATGTACTTCATCAAGCCAATTCGTGTAGATAACTTGGCTGGGACTGTTCGCTAA